In Synechococcus sp. KORDI-100, a single window of DNA contains:
- the rpmG gene encoding 50S ribosomal protein L33 produces the protein MAKNKGVRIVVTLECTECRSVPASEKRSPGVSRYTTEKNRRNTTERLELMKFCPQLNKMTLHKEIK, from the coding sequence ATGGCTAAGAACAAGGGCGTCCGGATCGTTGTCACCCTCGAGTGCACCGAATGCCGGTCCGTTCCCGCTTCCGAAAAGCGCTCCCCCGGCGTGTCCCGTTACACGACCGAGAAGAACCGCCGGAACACAACTGAAAGGCTTGAGCTGATGAAGTTCTGCCCTCAGCTCAACAAGATGACGCTCCACAAGGAGATCAAGTGA
- a CDS encoding FAD-dependent oxidoreductase, whose product MRPKSCKDWDVVVWGGGTGGVAAAVQAARAGVRTLLLTPAGWLGGMLSAAGVSAPDGHELSCWQTGFWGALLRDLEGSLAEGLDHNWVSCFGFRPSQAEAILQRWVSEESRLHWWSDVDLLELERRADRIVSLTVARRTVPHRDESTRLVPRIVIDGSDLGDLMAAADAPFRFGWEPDTLWSEPSAPSSERLAREPFFREQPIQSPTWVVMGQLAAGPGPDTPLVPPEPPFQRCLESCGLRRTLTYGRLPGGLVMLNWPLHGNDWHQGLDRCISSDRRERQDLAAEMQAHSLRFLQTLCVSSDGWLQAGHAFPGRDPCLALMPYWREGRRLVGRNVVTENDLLPVGPNQSHGPLPMDVHGRCTSIAVGTYANDHHYPGEDWPLAPKSIPWGGRWTGTPFCIPYGALLGESVSNLLMADKAFSVSHMANGATRLQPLILNIGQAAGMAAALSLQHQCSPLELPVQDLQSALLNDPIAPAAVMPIWTIPVWHDAWRSSQHEALHDPTSMETASMQAVPASDAAPLQESAIQVQGTFLANSESDWQLQTSQRPRQLMTLEPGVRNLLTQCNNGTQVSVVAAENPWGPWLRVLRATII is encoded by the coding sequence ATGAGGCCGAAGAGCTGCAAGGACTGGGATGTTGTGGTCTGGGGTGGTGGAACCGGTGGTGTGGCTGCCGCCGTCCAGGCCGCCCGCGCTGGCGTCAGGACTCTGTTGTTGACACCAGCCGGCTGGCTTGGAGGGATGCTGAGTGCCGCTGGCGTCAGTGCTCCGGATGGCCATGAATTGTCCTGCTGGCAGACAGGCTTCTGGGGAGCTCTCTTGAGAGATCTCGAAGGCAGCCTTGCAGAGGGGCTGGACCACAACTGGGTGAGCTGCTTCGGGTTCCGCCCATCACAGGCGGAGGCGATTCTGCAGCGATGGGTGTCGGAGGAGTCGCGTCTCCATTGGTGGTCTGATGTTGACCTGCTGGAGCTGGAGCGCCGTGCCGATCGCATTGTTTCGCTCACTGTCGCGCGTCGGACTGTTCCGCATCGGGATGAATCCACCCGACTGGTGCCCAGGATTGTGATCGACGGGAGCGATCTCGGCGATTTGATGGCGGCTGCCGACGCCCCCTTCCGTTTCGGCTGGGAACCGGACACGCTCTGGTCGGAACCGAGTGCTCCAAGTTCGGAACGTCTCGCGCGGGAGCCGTTCTTCCGAGAGCAGCCGATTCAATCCCCAACCTGGGTGGTGATGGGCCAACTCGCGGCGGGCCCTGGGCCAGACACGCCGCTTGTGCCTCCCGAGCCCCCCTTTCAACGCTGCCTGGAGTCCTGTGGTCTGCGGCGCACGCTCACCTACGGACGACTTCCAGGGGGACTGGTGATGCTGAACTGGCCTCTCCATGGGAACGACTGGCATCAGGGTCTCGATCGCTGCATCAGCAGCGATCGACGTGAACGGCAGGATCTGGCCGCTGAGATGCAGGCTCACAGTCTTCGCTTCCTTCAGACCCTTTGTGTCAGCAGCGACGGATGGCTTCAGGCGGGGCACGCCTTCCCGGGCCGGGATCCCTGCCTGGCGCTGATGCCCTACTGGCGTGAAGGGCGTCGACTGGTCGGCCGCAACGTCGTCACGGAAAACGATCTCCTTCCGGTGGGGCCCAACCAGTCCCATGGCCCTCTACCGATGGATGTCCATGGTCGTTGCACCAGCATCGCTGTGGGGACCTATGCCAACGACCATCACTACCCTGGAGAGGACTGGCCACTGGCTCCGAAGAGCATCCCCTGGGGAGGCCGCTGGACCGGAACACCCTTCTGCATTCCCTACGGCGCTCTGCTGGGGGAATCCGTGTCCAACCTGCTGATGGCTGATAAAGCGTTCAGCGTCAGCCACATGGCCAATGGCGCCACCAGGCTGCAGCCTTTGATCCTCAACATCGGGCAAGCCGCCGGTATGGCGGCGGCACTGTCGCTCCAGCACCAGTGCTCTCCCCTTGAACTGCCGGTCCAGGACCTGCAGAGCGCCCTTCTGAACGACCCCATCGCACCGGCTGCTGTGATGCCGATCTGGACCATCCCCGTCTGGCACGACGCGTGGAGGAGTTCACAACACGAGGCCCTGCACGATCCCACCAGCATGGAAACGGCTTCCATGCAGGCGGTTCCAGCCTCCGACGCAGCACCGCTGCAGGAATCAGCCATTCAGGTCCAGGGGACCTTTCTGGCGAACTCGGAATCCGACTGGCAGCTGCAGACCTCGCAGAGGCCTCGACAGCTGATGACTCTCGAGCCGGGTGTCCGGAACCTCCTCACCCAGTGCAACAACGGCACTCAGGTTTCCGTCGTTGCTGCTGAGAACCCCTGGGGCCCCTGGTTGAGAGTTCTCAGGGCCACGATCATCTGA
- a CDS encoding ribonuclease catalytic domain-containing protein — MLHKGQPLIGRVKAVKGTRAVVALAPPRQDLDLPNREITCLQGLTESQTRAPLPDRDTTTSVVPTARDSAAAWWLLMSDEPDCTDSDRLPRLSVAELAELLFADVGLIELGSVWHWLHGPQPWFRLRRDRDLQTRSRDEIRRQRQARHRDRQQARIEQQGLERLLRASPLSDQERSALSKRWTERLDQLLDFACDNTMSLASVPGLEDTLRLLKIASERSDIRSWLYTRQLLDPDRPLGLRGSAWSGGFSQDQIEAAEQLIAKAEEPCPGDEHRADLTALTTYTVDDITTREIDDAVSLEPGADGDWIWIHIADPARLIAPGSPLDQEARRRATSLYLADGCQPMLPLPLAADVLSLRSGKRCAALSVGVLLNPDGSIAQHRLTRSWVQPRYRLNYEDADELIELAPPGDEGLARMATLLQQRSHWRHGQGAVGFDRPEGRFRRHDGQLELQVIDSSASRRMVSEAMLLMGAVVASIGKAEQVPLPFRSQARAELPVKTELERIPDGPARDAAVQRCLSRGVQGTTPLPHFSLGLEAYVQATSPIRRYSDLLVHRQLIASLEDQTPLTNDQLADAINELEQPMRQAVQISREDQRHWQRIWFASHAGQRWGLQFLRWLRQQDHLALVHVNDLAMGIVGRLEVEDPVPGQSMSLEIIVPEDSESAMLIR, encoded by the coding sequence GTGCTCCACAAAGGGCAACCTTTGATCGGACGGGTGAAAGCCGTGAAGGGAACGCGTGCGGTAGTCGCCCTCGCACCTCCACGCCAGGATCTTGACCTTCCGAATCGGGAGATCACCTGCCTTCAAGGGCTAACCGAATCGCAGACCCGGGCTCCCTTGCCAGACCGGGACACGACGACGTCGGTCGTGCCGACAGCTCGGGACAGTGCAGCGGCCTGGTGGCTGCTGATGTCTGACGAGCCTGATTGCACGGACTCCGACCGCCTCCCTCGCCTTTCCGTCGCGGAGCTTGCTGAACTGCTTTTCGCCGACGTTGGGCTGATCGAACTCGGCTCTGTCTGGCACTGGCTGCATGGACCGCAGCCCTGGTTCAGGCTTCGGCGGGACCGCGATCTGCAGACCCGCAGTCGCGATGAGATCCGTCGTCAACGACAAGCCAGACATCGCGACCGACAGCAGGCCAGGATTGAGCAACAGGGCCTTGAACGGCTGCTTCGCGCCTCACCACTGTCAGATCAGGAGCGATCAGCCCTGTCCAAACGCTGGACCGAACGGCTGGACCAACTGCTTGATTTTGCCTGTGACAACACGATGTCGCTGGCATCAGTGCCCGGGCTGGAGGACACCCTCCGGCTGCTGAAGATCGCTTCAGAGCGATCGGACATCCGCAGCTGGCTTTACACGCGCCAGCTGCTGGATCCTGATCGACCCCTTGGCCTGCGAGGCAGTGCCTGGTCCGGCGGCTTCTCACAGGATCAGATCGAGGCGGCAGAACAACTGATCGCGAAAGCCGAAGAACCCTGTCCCGGTGACGAACACCGTGCAGACCTCACAGCTCTGACGACATACACCGTTGATGACATCACCACCCGTGAAATTGATGACGCAGTGTCACTTGAGCCAGGGGCGGACGGTGACTGGATCTGGATTCACATCGCGGATCCGGCGCGACTGATCGCTCCGGGGTCTCCCCTGGATCAGGAGGCTCGCCGCCGGGCGACCAGTCTCTACCTGGCAGATGGCTGCCAGCCGATGCTGCCACTGCCATTGGCGGCCGATGTGTTGAGTCTGCGCTCGGGCAAGCGTTGTGCAGCGTTGAGCGTTGGCGTCTTGCTCAACCCTGATGGGTCGATCGCACAACACCGGCTCACCCGAAGCTGGGTTCAGCCCCGCTATCGCCTGAATTATGAGGATGCCGACGAACTGATCGAACTGGCTCCTCCTGGAGATGAGGGTTTGGCGCGGATGGCGACCCTGCTCCAGCAACGTTCACATTGGCGTCATGGGCAAGGTGCCGTGGGTTTCGATCGGCCGGAAGGACGCTTCCGGCGTCATGACGGTCAGCTGGAGCTGCAGGTGATCGACTCCTCCGCTTCACGGCGGATGGTGAGTGAGGCCATGCTGCTGATGGGAGCTGTGGTCGCCAGCATCGGCAAGGCTGAGCAGGTTCCGCTGCCATTCCGCAGTCAGGCCAGGGCAGAGCTGCCCGTCAAGACGGAGCTTGAGCGGATCCCCGATGGACCGGCCCGTGATGCGGCCGTGCAGCGCTGCCTCAGCCGTGGCGTGCAAGGCACGACTCCCCTGCCCCACTTCAGCCTTGGGCTTGAGGCCTACGTCCAGGCCACATCACCGATCCGTCGCTATTCAGATCTGTTGGTCCACCGACAGCTGATCGCCAGTCTTGAAGATCAGACACCGCTTACCAACGACCAACTCGCTGATGCCATCAATGAGCTCGAGCAGCCGATGCGCCAGGCCGTTCAGATCAGCCGTGAGGATCAGCGACACTGGCAGCGGATTTGGTTCGCCTCCCATGCCGGTCAGAGATGGGGCCTGCAATTCCTCCGCTGGTTGAGGCAACAGGACCATCTGGCGTTGGTGCATGTCAACGATCTGGCCATGGGCATCGTCGGGCGCCTTGAGGTTGAGGACCCGGTGCCGGGTCAATCGATGTCCCTTGAAATCATCGTTCCTGAAGACAGCGAAAGCGCGATGCTGATCAGATGA
- the metG gene encoding methionine--tRNA ligase, whose product MNYTLTTPLYYVNDRPHLGSTYTTIACDALARFQRHQDNGVLFVTGVDEHGQKIQRTAEARGVSPQLHCDEISARYRDLWQRWDISQDRFIRTTAPRHLQLVEQFYGRVKASGDVITGRQTGWYCVGCEEYKDDPADAMEPHCPIHQRPLEWRDEENLFFRLSRYQEQIEELVARDDFIAPASRRQEVRNFVQQGLRDFSISRSNVSWGLPVPGQPGHTFYVWFDALLGYLSALLDDGHSIDLNRLNQAGWPASVHVIGKDILRFHAVYWPAMLMSAGLPLPDRVFGHGFLTREGQKMGKSLGNVLDPEVLLERCGTDAVRWYLLRDIQFGDDGDFQQQRFVDLVNNDLANTIGNLLNRTSSMARKWFDDAVPPAGSDAGPEHPLAQQASRTVSIVLSRMPELSFKAGAEAILQLAIAANGHLNDTAPWSRMKQPGQDDVVANDLYVVLEAARVVGVLLSPLLPELSARILAQLGIDAVNGPWKDQLRWGGLTSGSVLPKPNPVMQRLELEEPL is encoded by the coding sequence ATGAACTACACCCTCACAACTCCGCTCTATTACGTCAACGATCGTCCTCACCTCGGCAGCACGTACACCACGATTGCCTGTGACGCGCTGGCACGGTTCCAGAGGCATCAGGACAATGGCGTTCTGTTCGTCACAGGGGTGGATGAGCATGGTCAGAAAATTCAACGGACGGCCGAAGCACGGGGGGTCAGTCCCCAGCTGCACTGCGACGAAATCAGTGCTCGTTACCGGGACCTCTGGCAACGCTGGGACATCTCCCAGGATCGTTTCATCCGCACGACAGCTCCGCGGCATCTGCAGCTGGTGGAGCAGTTCTACGGGCGTGTCAAAGCCTCTGGAGATGTGATCACCGGCAGGCAGACCGGCTGGTACTGCGTTGGCTGTGAGGAATACAAAGACGATCCCGCCGACGCGATGGAACCCCACTGCCCCATTCATCAGCGCCCGCTGGAATGGAGAGATGAGGAGAACCTGTTCTTCCGTCTTTCCCGTTATCAGGAGCAGATCGAAGAACTCGTCGCCAGAGACGATTTCATTGCCCCCGCCAGCCGTCGCCAGGAGGTCAGGAATTTTGTTCAGCAGGGTCTGCGGGATTTTTCGATCTCGCGTTCAAACGTCTCGTGGGGTCTTCCGGTTCCAGGCCAGCCCGGCCATACCTTCTACGTGTGGTTCGACGCCCTGCTCGGTTACCTGAGCGCTCTGCTGGATGACGGCCACAGCATTGACCTCAACCGGCTGAATCAAGCGGGCTGGCCGGCGTCCGTCCATGTGATCGGCAAGGACATTCTTCGTTTTCATGCCGTTTACTGGCCCGCGATGCTCATGTCAGCCGGGCTTCCTTTGCCGGATCGTGTTTTCGGCCATGGCTTTCTGACCCGGGAGGGTCAGAAAATGGGGAAGTCTCTCGGCAATGTTCTGGATCCTGAAGTGCTGCTGGAACGATGCGGGACGGACGCCGTTCGTTGGTATCTGCTGCGCGATATTCAGTTCGGCGATGACGGTGATTTTCAGCAGCAACGGTTCGTTGATCTGGTCAATAATGACCTGGCCAACACCATCGGCAACCTGCTGAACCGAACCTCGTCGATGGCTCGAAAGTGGTTTGACGATGCTGTCCCACCGGCAGGGTCAGATGCAGGCCCGGAGCATCCCCTCGCCCAGCAGGCCAGCCGTACGGTCAGCATTGTGCTCAGCAGAATGCCGGAACTGTCGTTCAAAGCCGGCGCCGAAGCCATCCTCCAGCTCGCGATCGCGGCCAATGGCCATCTCAACGACACGGCGCCCTGGAGCCGGATGAAACAACCCGGACAGGACGATGTCGTCGCCAACGATCTTTATGTGGTTCTCGAAGCTGCCCGCGTTGTTGGTGTCCTTCTCAGTCCGCTTCTGCCGGAACTCAGCGCCAGGATCCTTGCCCAGCTGGGCATCGATGCCGTGAACGGCCCATGGAAGGATCAGCTGCGCTGGGGTGGTCTCACATCAGGCAGCGTGCTTCCCAAACCGAATCCGGTGATGCAACGCCTCGAACTGGAGGAACCGCTCTGA
- the rpsR gene encoding 30S ribosomal protein S18: MSSSFFKKRLSPIKPGDPIDYKDVDLLKKFITERGKILPRRLTGLTAKQQRDLTNAVKRARIVALLPFVNPEG, from the coding sequence ATGTCCAGCTCCTTCTTCAAGAAGCGTCTTTCTCCGATCAAGCCAGGCGATCCCATCGATTACAAGGATGTGGATCTGCTCAAGAAGTTCATCACTGAGCGCGGCAAGATTCTTCCCCGTCGTCTGACCGGGTTGACAGCGAAGCAGCAACGCGATCTCACCAATGCTGTGAAACGCGCCCGCATCGTGGCCCTGCTTCCCTTTGTGAACCCCGAAGGCTGA